From the genome of Delphinus delphis chromosome 8, mDelDel1.2, whole genome shotgun sequence, one region includes:
- the P2RY2 gene encoding P2Y purinoceptor 2, whose product MATGPGLWNGTINGTWDGDELGYKCRFNENFKYVLLPVSYGVVCVLALCLNAVALYIFLCRLKTWNASTTYMFHLAMSDALYAASLPLLVYYYARGDHWPFSTVLCKLVRFLFYTNLYCSILFLTCISVHRCLGVLRPLRSLRWGRARYARRVAVAVWVLVLACQAPVLYFVTTSARGGRITCHDTSAPELFSHFVAYSSVMLSLLFAVPFAIILVCYVLMARRLLKPTHGTSGGLPRAKRKSVRTIAVVLAVFALCFLPFHVTRTLYYSFRSLDLSCHTLNAINMAYKITRPLASANSCLDPVLYFLAGQRLVRFARDAKPPTDPTPTTQLRRRLGLHRFNRTDTKRTEDSASSEDSRQIESTPPGSENTKDIRL is encoded by the coding sequence ATGGCCACAGGCCCGGGCCTCTGGAATGGCACCATCAATGGCACCTGGGATGGGGATGAGCTGGGCTACAAGTGCCGCTTCAATGAGAACTTCAAGTACGTGCTACTGCCTGTGTCCTACGGCGTGGTGTGCGTGCTCGCGCTGTGTCTGAACGCCGTGGCTCTCTACATCTTCCTGTGCCGCCTCAAGACCTGGAACGCCTCCACCACATACATGTTCCACTTGGCCATGTCGGACGCGCTGTACGCggcctccctgcccctgctgGTCTATTACTACGCCCGCGGTGACCACTGGCCCTTCAGCACAGTGCTCTGCAAGCTGGTGCGCTTCCTCTTCTACACCAACCTTTACTGCAGCATCCTCTTCCTCACGTGCATCAGCGTGCACCGATGCCTGGGTGTCCTGCGTCCACTGCGCTCGCTGCGCTGGGGCCGGGCCCGCTACGCCCGCAGGGTGGCCGTCGCCGTGTGGGTGCTGGTGCTGGCCTGCCAGGCACCCGTGCTTTACTTCGTCACCACCAGTGCACGTGGTGGCCGCATTACCTGCCACGACACCTCGGCACCCGAGCTCTTCAGCCACTTCGTGGCCTACAGCTCCGTCATGCTGAGCCTGCTCTTCGCGGTGCCCTTCGCCATCATCCTGGTCTGTTACGTGCTTATGGCTCGGCGGCTGCTAAAGCCGACCCACGGGACCTCGGGAGGCCTGCCGCGGGCCAAGCGCAAGTCGGTGCGCACCATTGCCGTGGTGCTAGCTGTCTTCGCCCTCTGCTTCCTGCCTTTCCACGTCACCCGCACCCTCTACTACTCCTTCCGCTCGCTGGACCTCAGCTGCCACACCCTCAACGCCATCAACATGGCTTACAAGATCACCCGGCCGCTGGCCAGCGCCAACAGTTGCCTTGACCCCGTGCTCTACTTCCTGGCTGGGCAGAGGCTCGTGCGCTTTGCTCGGGACGCCAAGCCACCCACAGACCCCACCCCTACCACCCAGCTTCGCCGCAGGCTGGGCCTGCATAGGTTCAACAGAACTGACACTAAGAGGACAGAAGACTCGGCCAGCAGTGAGGACTCTAGACAGATAGAGTCCACACCGCCTGGTAGTGAAAACACTAAGGACATCCGGCTGTAG